The genomic DNA TGTTGTTTCGTAAGAAAGATTGAACCTTTACAACGAGCACTTAAAGGATTGGATGTATGGATTACAGGATTAAGGGCAGATCAAAGCGTGACAAGAACAGAGATGCCTTTTGTAGAGTATGACGATAATTTTAAAGTGATTAAAGTTAATCCATTGATAGATTGGAGTGAAGATGATGTATGGAATTACATCAAAGAAAACCAAGTTCCATATAACAAGCTTCATGACCAGGGATTCCCAAGTATAGGGTGTGCCCCATGTACAAGGGCTGTTAAAGAAGGTGAAGATGTTAGAGCTGGTAGATGGTGGTGGGAAGACCCAGAACATAAAGAGTGTGGCTTACACAAAAAATAAAAAAGGAAAAAGATGATAAGTACAGAAAGACTAACACATTTAAAACAACTTGAAGCTGAATCTATACACATTATGAGAGAAGTTATATCAGAATTTAATAATCCTGTGATGATGTATTCTGTAGGTAAAGATTCAGCCGTAATGTTACATCTTGCTTTAAAGGCTTTTGCACCTGCAAAATTGCCTTTTCCACTTTTACATGTGGACACTAAATGGAAATTTAAAGAGATGATTGAGTTTAGAGACCAGAGAGCTAAAGAAGAAGGATTTGAATTATTGGTTCATTCAAACCCTGAAGGAATTGAGAAGAATATAGGGCCATTTACCCATGGTTCTGCTGTTCATACTGATGTTATGAAAACACAAGCTTTAAAACAGGCACTGAATAAATATAA from Sulfurovum xiamenensis includes the following:
- a CDS encoding phosphoadenylyl-sulfate reductase, yielding METKIIIESLNRNFKGKSPSEKLEYFLDNYQGKIGLSSSFGAEDQALTDMVLKIDKDVRIFTLDTGRLHPETYDVMDATNLKYNRKIEVYFPDTLRIQELYKTQGVNGHYESMENRKNCCFVRKIEPLQRALKGLDVWITGLRADQSVTRTEMPFVEYDDNFKVIKVNPLIDWSEDDVWNYIKENQVPYNKLHDQGFPSIGCAPCTRAVKEGEDVRAGRWWWEDPEHKECGLHKK